One Archangium violaceum genomic window, CGATGTTCCCCTTCCCCAAACTGTCACGGGGTAACTCTCGTCCCCGCTGCACACGAGAGGAAATCCCCCGTCCTCAATCCTTTCTACGAGCCACGCGTCGCGCTGCGGCAATGCGTTGAGGCGCCCATCTTCAGAAACCTCCCACTCCATGCGTAAACCCGGGAGCGCCCGTTCCATCTCCTGGACAATAGCGAGCGTGCGTCGGTCGTTGGCCACCAGTGCAGGCGCATAAACGATAATGCCGAGTTTCTTTCGCGTAGTCATCGCTTGCACCCCGTTACGACGATCTTGAGTTCGGGCGCCTGGAACTCCAGTGCTTCTTTGTGTTCTTCAGTGCCAACCCCAACGACGAAGTCATATCCGCAGTCTCGCGCAGCTTTTCGTTGCTTGTCCAATTGCTTGATTTCCTTCTCAATCTCCCGCCTTTGGATGAAGTCAGGGTATGTGTCAAACCGATGGGTCTTGATTTCCCACAGCACACGCACGCCGACTTGCAGTGCATCGAAGCTCACACCGCCCACGAGCACATCCATTCCGGGATAACGATTAGGCGGAAACTGATCGGCGCACTTGTTATGCGCGTCATCCTCGCCCGCGTGCGGTTCCGGGATGGGTTCGCACCAGCGGCGGTCTCGCTCCGTGACTTCGACCGGGCCAATGGGAGGTAAATCCGGCCCTTTGGGCTCCGGCTTGGGCCTTGTCTTCGGCGAGGGGTTCTGCGGGGAAGGCGCTGTTTCAGACATGGGCCGAGTTTCAGGCGCGGGCCTTACCTCGGGGCGCCCCATATCCAGAGCATACGCATCCAGCGCCTCTTTGATAGCGAATCCCACCACCACCACGCCCGCGACGATTACTGCTCCCACGATGATCTCCGGCGCCGCCAAGACACAGAGTCCGACGCCCACTGCCGCACCTGCGGAAGCGACGGCGCATTTGCCCGTGATGTCCCGAAACCGAACCCTTTCATGGTCCAGAGCGTGGTAGCACCTCTCCGCCAGCACGGGCCAGGGCTCAGAAGCTTCGCGGACGGCGCAAGCCCCCCCGTCCGTCCAGGGCAGCATCGCCGCTCGCTGGAGGTTGGCGAGCCTCGGGTCCCGGGCCGCTGGTTGTGATGGGGTGGGCGCTGACGTAGCGCAGGCTGAGACATAGAGCAGAAGTGCGATGCACGCTCGGAAACGCATGGTCTGGTCTTCCATTGGAGCTAGGACTTGGCGGGTCCTGGCGGGGCCGCCCGGAGTATGACAGCGCGCCCCGACAGCCACGAACGCCCGCGAGGGGAGCGGCAGGGGGCCAGGGTGCAGCAGCAGCTCGGGGCCATGGTGAGGCACCAACGCAGCGCGCAGCCCATGCTGGGCATGGTACAGGCCCTGCGCGAGCGTGCACGCCCTGCCTCCCCCGGCCGACGGGACGGTGAGACGCGAACCTGTGACGCGTTAGAGTGCTTCAGGGGGGCGGCTGCTGCGGGTCGGGTTGGTCGAGGGGATGAGCAGGGCAGCGGCTGCTCGGTCCTATGGATGGCTCCCAGGGAGCTAGCCATGCCAGTGGGCGCGCGCTCGCAGTGAGTGCCGGGAGAGGGACCGCTTGCCCGTGACTGGAGGGATGTCGGGTATCTAGGCCGCTCGCGCCTCGACCGGCCCCAGCGGTATCGCCCTGGTTGAGCCCTCGCAGTAGTTAGAGCCGATGCCCCCTGCCGCAGCGGCTCCGGCACAGGAACCCAGCAGCGGGAGCGAGCTGCACGTTCAGGACGGCCACGGGAGCGGCGAGCCACACAGCCCGGGATGTCTGTCTCTAGCCGCGGGAGGTGGGCAAGCCCCCGCCATGTTGCGTCTATGTCGCGTGAGCCTGCGGAATGGGCCGGAGTGGGGCGGGACAGGAGGGGACGCGGCGGGATATCGACTCCCAAGCATTCCGGGCGGTTGCGAGGTAAGGGCGCGATTCTGCTGGGAGTTTCGCACCGCCCGGCGCGGCTTCGATTCCCGCCGCTTCCAGTAGAAGTTGCCCGCCGCTCTGAGCCGGGCCTGCCCCCACACCTGGCACAGGCGAAGACGTCCAGCGGGCAGAGTCGCGAGTAGCGCTTGCCAAACGCGGGACTCAAGTCACGCAACGAGCGCGCACCGGACACGCCTGTCTTGGGGCACGGGTCGTGCGTGCACAGCACCCGCATACCCGGCCCGAACACTTCAAGCGTAGCCCGCAGCCGTTGGGGCATGCCTGAAAGGTTCAGCTTCCGGAATGGACAATCACCTGCTCCGCGCCTTCTCCTGCGCTGCGATTCTCTCCTGCTCCCTCCGCCAGCCTTCCAAGATGGAGATGGGGTGCAGCGAGCGGTAATCGATTTTCTTGTGATACAGCGCGAGATGGTGCTCGCCCGCGATCTGCACGAAGACCGACAGGGGCGGAACAGGGTGACCCTTCCACCAGACCGCTGCCTCTGCGAGGGTGTCGAACGAGGCCACCGAGGCAGGCAACCCGCGTGACGTGACGGCCTCGATGAATCGTTCCAGTGCGTAATCACGTCGGAGGGCACGCACGTCCCTCTCACGAGAATAGAAGACCTCCAGATAGTCATTCCCTACCAGGATATATGCGCTGCTGGGCGGCTCGGGGAGGTTCCTCAACCAGGTCTCCGCCTCGTCGCGCGTCTCGAATCGGGCAACGACTGGAGGAGGATTGCGGTAGAAGGTCTTCAAGTAGTCGTGAAACTCCTCGCATTGGCCTGTTGAAGCAATGAATTCGAGCTGAGCCCTGGCGACCTGGATGAGCTTCTTCTTCTTCGCGGAGCGCAGGGTGTCGCCGATTCGAGAGAGCGTCTGCCAGGCCCCGCTTGCCTCCTCGCCATTCTCGCCACGCCAGGAGGTTCTCACATCGACAGCACGGTCCGCCGAGGGGCGTGCGAGATAGTCCTCGAAGCGATAGAGCTGGCCTGTTCGCCAGATGAAGAAGCCTGCCTCTCTCAGGAGACGGTATGCCTGGGAGTCGCCGGGCGGCTGGAGCTTCTGCCACTGGTCGGCAACCCGTGCTTCCGATGCGGAGAGCAGTTGGGCGATCGTCACAGTGTCTCCAGCATCAGCTCGAACCCCGAGGGGTTGCCCGAGGAAGCCACCAACACGACCGGTACGAAGACGAGCGCAGCCCCACCTGAAGCTCCGACTACAGCAATGAAGGCGACGCCGGCAATGACGATGACCGTACCAGCCAGGATCTTGGTTCGATGCCGCTTGACCCAATCAATCGCTGTGTCCATGGCTTCGAAGCGCACAGGACTGACCTCCGCCTGTGCGAGGCACATGGCGAGTTGCTTCATGCATGCCTCCGGGCAGTACCGCTTCTTCCCGGTCCTCCACTGACCATATTGACTTGAATCGTATACATACTTGTCGACTTGGAGGATTCTGGTGCTTGCAAGACAGTTGAATGCCCAGTGGCGTCCGAGTGCCTGTCCGAAGCAGCGCGTGATGACGCCGAGGTGCAGCGCCTCCAGGTCCGGTGCGCGCTCGCCAGCTTTGAGTTCCCCCAGGAAGTCGGTCAACGCGGGAAGGCTGGCGAGTTCCTTGGTGTCGAAGCCCTCAGTCATGACGGCCTCGTACACCGTGATTCCGAGCTGCAGCGCTTGCTCAGCGCCTTGACCGCGACGGGAAGCTCCATACCCGATTCTACATCGGTCCCCTTTCAGGGCTCTCTTCCCCGGCAGCCACTTCGGCTGGGAGCTCGTGCGCGGGTAGGACGGGAGCGAGCCCGTTCGTCCCCTCACCGGGGGCCCGGCACTACCCTCCAGGGCAGTTCCACCGTGAAGGTGGCCCCCTGTCCCGGCGTGGCCCCCAACCTCCTCGAGCGCAACCCTTCCCCCGGCCAGCCCTAGGGCGAGCACCCCGTCGGGTGCCGTCAGGGAGCCCGCTCAGGGCTCGCAGAATCCGCCGCGCACCCACTCGTTGGCGATGTCCCGGGTGAACTTGAAGGTCACGGGCACGTGATGCTTCGCGACGGTCGCGCCAGCGTCGTCGATGGCCGAGAGCAGCGCGTGGGGCTCATACTCATCGGCCACGATCTCGAGCCGAACCTCGTACCAGCGGCCCTCCCAGGCGATGGAGAGCTTCCGGGTCAGGGCCTGGTCGCGCTGTCGCGCGGAGCGATCAAGGACCTCCGAGGCCGTCTTCACGAAGGTGGCGAACGCCGCCGCATCGAAGGGCTTGGGGTTCTTCTTGTCGCGGCCCATCACCCACGGGCTGATGAGGACGGGCTCGGAGAGCCCCTGCTTGCGGATCTCCACGGCCCAGCCGTCGTCCTCCTCGTTCTTGATGACCCTGGCCGCCCAGCCGTTCTTCCGCCAGAACGTGGGCTCCATGACTTCGGGCTCGGCAGGCGTGCGCTCGGCGCTCATGGGCGTTCCTCATCCCCGCAGGTTGCCATTCGCCAAGGAAGTATCCGCTGCCTGAACAAAAGTCCAGCCCGCGCTTGAGGGTGAGCGGGGCCGGTGGGTGAGCGCTCAGGGTAATCGGCGGGCCCGGGTAGAAGCAGCCGGAGGTGGATGGGCTGCGCGCTGGACCCAGGGGGTCAGCGTTGGTGGCGCGAGGGGGTTCGTTTCCGCTGTCGCTCTACACCCGGTAGATGAGGGCAGGAGGCCCATGACAAGCGCGTCCGCGGGGAAGTCCCGCGCGTGCCAACCCTGGCACGTTCCTCCAGGCCGCCCGGCGCCTCCCGGAGCGCTCCGGTCCCCAACCCCCCGGGACCACTGGCCAACACTCGCTTCCAGCGCTCGTCTACTACTACCTCCCCTTCTGAGCTGGAGGGTGGCCGCTGGAACCACCCCCGGAGGAGCTCCGCGGCGCGCGCTCCTCGGGCGTGAAGACGAGCCCGTCCAGCACGCCATAGGCATAGAGCGCCGCGAAGGCGTACGCCCCCACCAGGTAGGAGACGTTGAGCACCCGGGCCGTGGCCGCGTCCTCGGCGGTGTATTTGCCGTCGGAGCCACGCAGCGCCAGCGCCGTGCCGAGCGAGGCCGCGGACACGACGAAGGCACTCCCCTGCGTCACCGCCATCACGGTGCCTTTCGTCTCCCGCTGGTGCACGAAATGACCCACGCCAAAGGGCATCAGGTACCAACCCCTCGAGGGCGCGGGGGGCCGTGGTCGCGACACCCACTCCACCCGCACGGGCTCGGGACGCTCCGGAGGGATGAGCACGGGACGGCGGCGCTGCTCGGCCCGCTCGGAGATGCTCGCGGCGCGCTGGGTGCGCACCCGCTCCACGAAGGCGACGAAGTCCGGCGGGTACAGCAGTGGATCCAGCTTCGCACCGGGGCTCGCCGCCAGTCCCTCCACGACCTCGCGCTCCGCCCGGCCCGGGTCTTCCTCGGCGTGGTACGTAGCGGCCAGCAGCAGGTGGGCCTCGGCTTCCCGTGCGGCGTCGCTCAACCGCAACGGGTAGAGGAGCGATTCCAGCTCGGTACGAGCCTTGGCCAGTTCCCCGGCCTGGTACGCCTCGCGAGCGGGCTCCAGCTCCGGGAAGGAGGACAGCAGCACGGCCATCACGAGCGCCATCATGGCGAGGACCTCAACACCACCTCGGTCCGCGCTCCCGCCACCACGTTCACTTCGCGTCGCAGGAAGCCTCCGCCTGGAACCCGCGCCGAGAACACATGCCCGCCGTGCTCCACCGTCACCGGCCCCGGCAGTGGCGCCACACCCAGCTCGGTCCCATCGACGAGGATGAGAGCTCCCACGGGCGCGACGATGCGCACCTCGGCCTTGCGCACCCGCAGGGTGAGCTCGCGCGACACCGACTCGCCCGGGGACACCTGGAGGATCTCCTCGATCGGGTCACACAACGGATTGTCGAAGCGCAGCCGGTGCGTGCCCGGCGACAGGCGCAGCTCTCGCACGCGGGGCGTATAGCCCCGGCTCTGCCCGTCCACGAACACCTCGGCCCAGGGTCGCGTCACCACCTGCAACGTCGCGGGCTCCTGCGACTTTGGCGAGGGCGTTTCAGCGACGGCGACAGGAGGCGCCTCCACCCGGAGTGGCTCCACGGGGTGGACGGCCGGGGGCTCCGTCCTCTTCTTCGACGGCACCGGGCGAGGCGTCCGCGTCCGCGTGGCACGAGGGACCGGCTCCGAGTCCACGGGCGCGGTCGCCTCCTGCTCCCGAACCAGCTCCGGGGCAGGTTCTTGAACCGGCGCCGCAACGGGCTCCGGAGGAGGTGAGGTCGCCGGAAGGACCGGGGCCGTCACCACGGCCTCTGGCGCTCCCGGGTGTCGCGCCCAGACCCAGACGCCCAGGGCCACGAGAAGGCACGCCAGCACGGCGCCGCCCACGAGGGCCCTCGAGCGGCGCACGGGCGGTCGCGCGCGCAGCAACTCGCGCACCTCGGCGGAGTCCGGACGGAGCGACAGGGCCGCGTTGAGCAGCTTCGCCGCCCGGGCTCCCTCCCCCTTGGAGAGCAGCGCCCCCCCCTCCTCCAGCAACCGTTGGAAGTGGACCTCGCGCCACTTCGCGCATCCGGCCTCCGGCTCCTGGAAGAAGCCACGGGAGACCTCGGCGGGAGGTCCGGCGAGGCGTCCCACCACCCCCTCCAGGAGCGAAGCCAGCTCCGCGCCATTCCGTGGCCGGGCGCGCGCGTCCCGGGCGAGGCATCGGGCCACCAGTTCAGCCAGCGGCTCGGGCGTGCCGGGCACCACCTCATCGAGCCGTGGCGCGTCCCGCGTCATCACCGCGGTCACCAGGTGCCCGCTCCCCTTGCCCGCGTGCGGCGTCGTCCCGGCGACCAGCTCGAAGAGGAGCACACCCACCGCGTAGACGTCCGAGGCCGGGGAGAAGGCCCCCGTATCCAGCCGCTCGGGTGCCATGTACGCGAGCGAACCCGTGACGGTGCCGGTGCTCGTCAGCCGCTCGTCGTCCGCCAACGCGGCGAGGCCGAAGTCCGCCAGCTTCAACGTCCCGCTCCGCGACAGGAGCACGTTCTCCGGCTTCACGTCCCGGTGCACCACACCGTGCGCGTGCGCCTCCCCCAGCGCCCGCGCCAGCGTCCAGCCCAGCACCGCCGCCACCACGGGCGGCACGGGCGCGAGCCGGTGGGCCAGCGCGCGCAGATCCTCGCCCTGCACCCACTCGCACACGAGGAAGGGCCCCCGGCGGGCGTCCTCACCGAAGTCGTGAACCTCCAGCACGTGGGGGTGTTTGATGGAGGCCGCCAGCTCGGCCTCCCGGCGGAAGCGCTCGGCGCGGCGCCCATCCTCGCCCGGATGCATCACCTTCACCGCCACCCGGCGCGCCAGCCGGGTGTCCCGGGCCAGGAAGACCGTGGCCATGCCGCCTCGCCCCAGCTCCTGCTCCAACTGGTAGCGGCCGGCCAGCAATTCGTCCGTCATTCCGTGCCCATTCTAGAAAGCCCCTTCCACCCGGGCAATCACCCCGGCCGGCAGACGCGCGCCGATTTCCCCGGCGCCACCAACACACACGTCCCCGGTGCGCCTTCAGGGCACTGCGCGTCGGCGGTGCAGGGTTGATGGCATTGTTTCTCTCCGCCCCCCAGGGCCACGCAGAAGCCACAGCGGCCGCACTCGGTGGAGCTTTTGCACCAGGCCCCCAGGTTCGAGGGAGGCCCCTCGGTGCATGCCTCGACGCATTCAAAATCCGGAGCGCACTGGTAGCCGAGCCGGCAGGGGATCCCCAGGCAGCCCTCCTCACAACGGCCCTCGTCGCAGAAGACCCCGTAGGAGCACGTGCCATAGCCTCCACACGGCTGGGTGACCCGGGGGCCCTTCTCACAATGGTTGTCCTCGCTGGCGTCATCGCAGCGCTGTCCGTCCGGACAGTCCTGGTCCTTCACGCACGCCCACGGTCCCGCGTCGGTGACGGTGTCCGGCTCCCGGACGTCGATGTCGAGAGGGCAGCCCAGCACGGTCACCAGGGCGAGCGGCGCGAGGAGTCGGACGGGTCGGGACATGGATGCACGGGAATACATTCAGGGCTCCTCGCCCAGGTAGCGGAAGATGGAGCGCAGCCCGATCCCGAGCGCCTGCGCCGCGTCCTTCTTGCTGCCGCCGCTCCGGGCGATGGCCTCGCGCACGTAGCGCTGCACGAAGGCCTCGCGCGCCTCCTCCAGCGGCACCAGCGGCGCCGCGTCCGCCCCCAGCTCCAGGTCCTCGGGGCCGATGAGCTCTCCCGGGGCGAGGATCGCCGCGCGCCGCACCCGCGACACCAGCTCGCGCACGTTGCCCGGAAAGGGATGGCCGCGCAGGGCCCCGGTGGCCTTCTGGGTGAAGCCCCGCGCGCGCCGGGCCTCGCGGCTCAGCACGTGGTGGGCGATGAGCAGCACGTCGTCCCCGCGCTCGCGCAGGGGCGGCACCTCCACGCGGACCTCGTCCAGGCGGAAGAGCAGATCCCCTCGGAAGCGGCCCTCCTCCACCAGCGCCTTCAGGGGCCGGTGCGTGGCGGCCACCACGCGCATGTCCACCTTGCGTGGATGGTTCTCCCCCAGCCGCGTCACCTCGCGCTCCTGCACCACGCGCAACAGGCGGGACTGGAGCGACAGCGGCATGTCGCCCACCTCATCCAGGAAGAGCGTGCCCCCGTCCGCGGCCTCCACCAGCCCGGGCCGATCCGTCCCCGCCCCCGAGAAGGCACCCTTCACGTGGCCGAACAGCTCCCGCTCGATGAGCGACTCGGGCAGGGCCGCGCAGTTGATGGCCACCAGCCGCCCGCGCCTTCCACTGCGCCGGTGCAGCGCCCGCGCCACCTCCTCCTTGCCCGTGCCCGTCTCGCCCTGGATGAGCACGTGGAGCGAGGTGGGCGCCAGCCGCTCCACCAGCCGGTACATCGCGCGCATCGCGTGTGACTCGCCGATGAGCCCCTCGAAGGTGGCCGCTTCGATGCGCTGGGTGAGGCTGTCCACCCGCGTGCGCAGCTCCATCAACTCGCGCGAGGTGGCCAGCAGCAACGCCGCGAGCGAGGACAGGGCCATGGCCTCTTCCAGCTCCCGCGGGGAGAACGGCGGGCGGCCCCCACGCCGTCCGAGGTACACGATGGACAGCGGCGCCGTTCCCCCGCGCAGGGGCAGCACCAGGGCGGAGGTGAGGCGCAGGGCCACGACACTGGGCGCCCCGGCCAGCGCCGCGTCCGCGGCCACGTCCGCCACGAGCACGGGAGCGCCCGAGGCCACCACCTGATCCACCAGGCTGTCCACGACCGCCGCCTCTGGCACCGGCCCGGTGGAACATATGACGTGGCGCCGCGGCCCCTCCACCGACACGAGGAAGCCCACGTCCGCGTCCGCCACCTCCGCGAGCCCGCGCATGGCCACGTCCAGGAGCTCCACGGGGGGCCGCTGCACCATCAGCCGCGAGGCGAAGCCCGTCAACACCGCCAACAGCCGTCCCGCCGGTGCCGCCTCCGGCGCGGAGTCCACGACCGGCCGGGCCGCTTCGGAGGAGAGCAGGGTGAGGGAGATGCGTCCCACGGAGAAGGACTCTCCCGGAGCGAGCGGCGCCACTTCCACGCGCTTGTTGCGCACGCGCACCTCGCAGCCCCTGGCCGCGGCGGACACCGTCCAGCCCCGCGCGTCCTGGAAGAGCAGCGCATGGCTGGGCTTCACGCCTGGCGCCTGGAGGACGACGTCACACGCGGCATCGGAGCCCACGGACACCACGGGTTTCTCCAGGACTACATGACGGCCATCGGGCAGGGCGAGCACGTGCGGCATGGGCGGAGGGAGATGGTATGGTCCCGCCGCGAATCCCGATAGGGAACCGGAGTGGCAACGAACACGCGTGCGTGGCGCTGGAGGCCTTTGCTGTCCGTGATGGTGGGGGCCCTTTCCTCCGTGCACTGCATCGACCTTCCCAGGACGTCCTTCTCCTGCTCGACGGACGAAGACCGCAGCGTATCGAGCGGGCCTTCGCGCAGAACGTACATCCCCAAGGCAGACGGGCGGCAAAGACCGCCTGGCATCGCCTCGAAAGAGGACCTGCGGGAGCGGGTGCGCAAGTTCAAGCTGCTGCGCTCCCCCAAGCAGGAGTGGAGGAGGCGAACGAGGCGCCCCAGGCAGCGGCCAGCAAGGAGCCGCTGAAGGAGAGGAGGGCGCGAGTGGACCAGGCCGAGCTGCGCAGGAGGACGTTCGACATCGACGTGTCCGCCTGCGTGAGGTGTGGAGGCAGCCGTCCTGTCATGGCGTTGCGTCACAGGCTCCGAGCCTCCGCCGAGGGGAGCACGGCCATCCGCCGGCCCGCCTCCGAAGCCTCCACGAGGGTGTCGAGCAGCCGGTGCAGCTCGAGGGCGTCATGGAAGGTCGGCGCGAGCCGGGTGCCCTCGGTGAGGTCGCGAGCGAACGCGGCATACAGGTGCGCGACCTCCAGGGCCTCCCCGCTCAGCCCCGACTCCGGGAGCCACAGGTAGCGCTCGGGCGTGGGCAGCGTCTCCAGCGGAGTGCCCTCCCCTCGCGTCCCCGCCACAGTCAGGTCCCCGCGCAGGACCAGGTCTCCCTCCGTGCCGGTGAGGGTGATGCCGATGTCCCCACCACTGCGCTTCCCTGCCTCGAAGTGGGCGGAGAGCACCGCCCCATTCCGAAGCGTCCCGCTGAGCAGGACCTGGTCGGGTGACGTCACCGGCACGGCCTCGCCACTCTCGATGAGGACCGTGTGGTCGAACTGCCGGGCCACGACGGCGGACACGTCGCGAATCCCGCCGACCACCGCCAGCAGCGTGTCCAGGTAGTGCGCCGCGAGGATGGTGAGCGCGTTCACCCCGTTCGCGGCATCGGCGGTATAGGCGGCCGCCGCCGGGCGCCGGGCCCCCATCAATGGAAGGGCCACGCGCAGCGTCGCCGAGCGCACCCGGCCCACGTAGCCGTCGGCGACCAGGTCCTTCAGGTAGCGCACGCCGGGGGCCAGCCGCCGCTGCAGCCCCACGACATGGCGCA contains:
- a CDS encoding Gfo/Idh/MocA family protein, which produces MRRIRVGVIGASTRGGWATQMHLPALKALPRYEVTAVSTTRRESAEETARRFGVPHAFDRAEALVAHPEVDLVVVSVRGPDHERLVRAAVDAGKHVLCEWPAGTSTAQTAAMLARAEVAGVRHVVGLQRRLAPGVRYLKDLVADGYVGRVRSATLRVALPLMGARRPAAAAYTADAANGVNALTILAAHYLDTLLAVVGGIRDVSAVVARQFDHTVLIESGEAVPVTSPDQVLLSGTLRNGAVLSAHFEAGKRSGGDIGITLTGTEGDLVLRGDLTVAGTRGEGTPLETLPTPERYLWLPESGLSGEALEVAHLYAAFARDLTEGTRLAPTFHDALELHRLLDTLVEASEAGRRMAVLPSAEARSL
- a CDS encoding latent transforming growth factor beta-binding protein — protein: MSRPVRLLAPLALVTVLGCPLDIDVREPDTVTDAGPWACVKDQDCPDGQRCDDASEDNHCEKGPRVTQPCGGYGTCSYGVFCDEGRCEEGCLGIPCRLGYQCAPDFECVEACTEGPPSNLGAWCKSSTECGRCGFCVALGGGEKQCHQPCTADAQCPEGAPGTCVLVAPGKSARVCRPG
- a CDS encoding serine/threonine-protein kinase, with product MTDELLAGRYQLEQELGRGGMATVFLARDTRLARRVAVKVMHPGEDGRRAERFRREAELAASIKHPHVLEVHDFGEDARRGPFLVCEWVQGEDLRALAHRLAPVPPVVAAVLGWTLARALGEAHAHGVVHRDVKPENVLLSRSGTLKLADFGLAALADDERLTSTGTVTGSLAYMAPERLDTGAFSPASDVYAVGVLLFELVAGTTPHAGKGSGHLVTAVMTRDAPRLDEVVPGTPEPLAELVARCLARDARARPRNGAELASLLEGVVGRLAGPPAEVSRGFFQEPEAGCAKWREVHFQRLLEEGGALLSKGEGARAAKLLNAALSLRPDSAEVRELLRARPPVRRSRALVGGAVLACLLVALGVWVWARHPGAPEAVVTAPVLPATSPPPEPVAAPVQEPAPELVREQEATAPVDSEPVPRATRTRTPRPVPSKKRTEPPAVHPVEPLRVEAPPVAVAETPSPKSQEPATLQVVTRPWAEVFVDGQSRGYTPRVRELRLSPGTHRLRFDNPLCDPIEEILQVSPGESVSRELTLRVRKAEVRIVAPVGALILVDGTELGVAPLPGPVTVEHGGHVFSARVPGGGFLRREVNVVAGARTEVVLRSSP
- a CDS encoding sigma 54-interacting transcriptional regulator is translated as MSVGSDAACDVVLQAPGVKPSHALLFQDARGWTVSAAARGCEVRVRNKRVEVAPLAPGESFSVGRISLTLLSSEAARPVVDSAPEAAPAGRLLAVLTGFASRLMVQRPPVELLDVAMRGLAEVADADVGFLVSVEGPRRHVICSTGPVPEAAVVDSLVDQVVASGAPVLVADVAADAALAGAPSVVALRLTSALVLPLRGGTAPLSIVYLGRRGGRPPFSPRELEEAMALSSLAALLLATSRELMELRTRVDSLTQRIEAATFEGLIGESHAMRAMYRLVERLAPTSLHVLIQGETGTGKEEVARALHRRSGRRGRLVAINCAALPESLIERELFGHVKGAFSGAGTDRPGLVEAADGGTLFLDEVGDMPLSLQSRLLRVVQEREVTRLGENHPRKVDMRVVAATHRPLKALVEEGRFRGDLLFRLDEVRVEVPPLRERGDDVLLIAHHVLSREARRARGFTQKATGALRGHPFPGNVRELVSRVRRAAILAPGELIGPEDLELGADAAPLVPLEEAREAFVQRYVREAIARSGGSKKDAAQALGIGLRSIFRYLGEEP
- a CDS encoding DUF6310 domain-containing protein, with the translated sequence MRFRACIALLLYVSACATSAPTPSQPAARDPRLANLQRAAMLPWTDGGACAVREASEPWPVLAERCYHALDHERVRFRDITGKCAVASAGAAVGVGLCVLAAPEIIVGAVIVAGVVVVGFAIKEALDAYALDMGRPEVRPAPETRPMSETAPSPQNPSPKTRPKPEPKGPDLPPIGPVEVTERDRRWCEPIPEPHAGEDDAHNKCADQFPPNRYPGMDVLVGGVSFDALQVGVRVLWEIKTHRFDTYPDFIQRREIEKEIKQLDKQRKAARDCGYDFVVGVGTEEHKEALEFQAPELKIVVTGCKR